In Arcobacter sp. F155, one DNA window encodes the following:
- a CDS encoding UDP-N-acetylmuramate dehydrogenase — protein MSKDKEEYKNYFKEIDFSKYSSIHIGPKAEVLVINEIGDYSNYVILGRANNVLISNTHPNFAVLGEAFDYIRKEDNLLYVGCATKSGKLLSYAKKNDLANLEFLGKLPGSLGGLVKMNAGLKQWEIFNYIHSIKTKDGYIKKEDIEYSYRETKIDTIVYEVVFNIEYGFSKEQAELFKQMRDNQPQIPSAGSCFKNPKGDFAGRLIEAVGLKGFKKGEMGFSEKHSNFLVNYGKGNFEDALSLINLAKQRINDEFNVEIEEEIIIY, from the coding sequence ATGTCAAAAGATAAAGAAGAGTATAAAAACTATTTTAAAGAGATTGATTTCTCAAAATATTCATCAATACATATTGGACCAAAAGCTGAGGTTCTAGTTATAAATGAGATTGGTGATTATAGTAACTATGTTATTTTAGGAAGAGCAAATAATGTTCTTATTTCAAATACTCATCCAAACTTTGCAGTTTTAGGTGAAGCCTTTGATTATATAAGAAAAGAAGATAATCTTTTATATGTAGGCTGTGCTACAAAATCTGGAAAGCTACTTTCATATGCAAAAAAGAATGACTTAGCAAACTTAGAGTTCTTAGGAAAACTTCCAGGAAGTCTTGGTGGCTTAGTTAAAATGAATGCAGGGCTTAAACAATGGGAAATTTTTAATTATATTCACTCTATTAAAACAAAAGATGGGTATATTAAAAAAGAAGATATAGAGTACTCATATAGAGAAACTAAAATTGATACAATAGTTTATGAGGTTGTATTTAATATAGAGTATGGTTTCTCAAAAGAACAAGCAGAACTTTTTAAACAAATGCGAGATAATCAACCACAAATTCCAAGTGCAGGAAGCTGTTTTAAAAACCCAAAAGGTGATTTTGCAGGAAGATTGATAGAAGCAGTGGGATTAAAAGGTTTTAAAAAAGGTGAGATGGGCTTTAGTGAAAAGCATTCAAACTTTTTAGTTAACTATGGCAAAGGTAATTTTGAGGATGCACTCTCTTTAATAAACCTAGCAAAACAGAGAATAAATGATGAGTTTAACGTAGAAATAGAAGAAGAAATAATTATATATTAA